ATATTGCCGGAAAGCATACTCAGGGCATTAATATAGCGGACATTCTCTCCACCATAGGTGTAGCGTTGTAATCCCCACCCAAGGATGCTGGAAACCGCACAATTTTCTTTGCCATAAATTTCAACAAGTGTGTTGAGTTCTTCAGAACGTATGCCACATGTATCCAACAGCTTTTTTTCATCAAGTTCTTTGATGAATGCGAGAAATTCTGAACCATTTGATGTGCGGTTTAGAATGGTGTCGGATATTCCTGCTTCGGAAAGACGTCTTATAATTGCAGCTGCAAGAAATCGATCTGTACCCGGCCTGATTTGGATGTGTGTGTCACTGACGTGAATCCGCATCCCTTCTTTAGGTGACACTGGTGAAATACTGATGAGTTGACAGCCGTTATTCTGTGCGTCTTTTAGCAGGGCAGCTGTATGAATAGAAGAACGAAGAACATCGCGGCCCCAGTTTACAATGCAGTCAGCATTAAGAAGCTCTGTATAGCTGTTTTGGTCAAGCTCACCGAAGTCAAGAATGCAGGAATCGATAATTGCATTGTTACACAGTGCGCCATGGGTACTGGAAGCTTCAAGTTGTCCAAAAAGATAACGGCTTGTATCTGCAAGCACACCGTGAAAACCGAAACCACGAACATGAAGCATGCGTTCGGGGGTAGTTCGCAATGTAGAAATTTTATTCGCAATGGTATTAAGAGCTTTTTCCCATGAGACAGGGACAAATGTCGTTCCGTCACGCATAAGCGGGGTTGTTATGCGGTCTGGTGCGTTGATTCGCGCGAGGGCGTGTTTCCCTTTTTTGCAGGTGTATCCTTGTGTGACGGGATGCGTAGGGTTGCCTTTTATCGACGTATTACCATGTTCATCAATTTTTACAATTGTTGAGCAACCGTCTGGACAGTCTAACGTACATGCAGAAATACGTTCCATTTGTGTTCTCCTAGGGGAGATCCCCTCTATGCGATACTTGTATTCCGCATTGTCCTTGTGCCTGCGGAAACAGGTATGTTTTGCCGTAAAATTTTTCCATTGGCATCTAATTTTTAGTCAATGTTATAGAAGGCAGACTTCACAGAGATACAAGGTGCACTATGAAAACAAAAGAAGCCGGAAAGATCCGGCTTCTTTTATCTGCTGCGATAACTAGTTATTGAGCGTGTAATTTTGTGCCCGGGATAATCGGAATGTTATTCTCAGATAAAACGTCTACGGCTTGATCTGTTTTGTCGAAACGGAAAATCAACGTAGCATTTGTGCTGCCGGGCATAACAAAAGCGTACATGTATTCAACGTTGATCCCATTGTTACCAAGCGTATCGAGAATATGGTTCAAGCCGCCCGGCTTATCTTCTACTTCCACTGCAACAACATTTGTTTTGCCGACCGTGAAGCCCTTATCTTTCAATACGGATTTTGCCTTTTCACTATTATCTACGATAAGGCGCAAAATTCCAAAGTCCGTTGTGTCTGCGAGGGAAAGGGCGCGAATGTTTATGCCATTCGCTGCCAGTGTATTAGTTACTTCTGCAAGGCGCCCAGCCTTGTTTTCTAGAAAAACGGATATTTGTTCTACTTTCATGAGGAGTGCCCCTTATTGTCTTCAGATACATAGAAATATACCCTATTTCTAGCATTTGAACCTTTGGTGGGCAATACGTAATACAACTTTGTTAAAAATTAGTATCGATATCAAACTTTTTAAAAGACAGCTTAGTTGTAAGGCATACTGGTTGTGCCTATTTTCACACAATTTCGTGCTTGCCAGCACACTACTGTGATGTATATTAAAGAATTCGTGAAGCAGGTTGAGTGTTCAATGAGTTATTGTGGCAGTTACTCCTTTGAATGAATTTAAGAATAGGGGTGTGTTAGTGTCTTCATCTTTACACGCTGGTATAATGAATTTCGGTTTCTTACAGACCCAAAATACACACGCAGTAAATAGAAGTGTTGGAATTATTGGCGCAGGCCCTTCTGGCCTTGCTGCTGCTGGGCTTTTAGCAAGTCGGGGCTACGAAGTGCATGTCTACGATAAGCTACCAAAGCCGGGTGGGCTTATGGTCTTTGGTATTCCAAGTCATAGAATACCTGTGGATCGTATTAACCGCGGGGTGCGTGACTTAGAACGCCGTCTTGGCGTCACCTTTAGAACAAATACAAAAATTTGCTGCAGTGCGCCTATGCACGAAGAAGAGGGTGACCATTTTGCGGCCGATGTTTTAGGTCTTTCTGACTTGACGGATAACCATGATGCCGTGGTTGTATGTTCCGGATCGTGGAAGTCTCGTAAATTGACTATTGAGGGAAGCACACTGGACGGCGTGTATTCCAGTCTGCAATTTTTATTTCCTATCCGTGCCATTAAGTATGCCCACAGCAACGTTTCAATGCCGGATGTTAACGGAAAAAAAATTATAGTTATTGGTGCAGGGCACTCTGCTGTCGATGTGGTTGACTCAGCCAGAAAGCTCGGTGCAGCAGAAATTACTCTTGTATATAGACGCACTGTAGCAGAGGCTCCGTGCGGCAAGTTCGAGATTGATCGTATTCAAGAAATGGGTGTTACATGGCTTGAGAAACGCTCTCCTGAGGCTATACGAGGCAATGAGCATGTTGAAACGCTTATAGTGCGTAATAGTGCAACTGATGAGCTGGAAGAATTGGACGCCGATATTATTGTAAGCGCAATTGGGGAAATTCCTACTCCTCCGTTTCAAAAAGAGCTTGGCTTGGAGAACGTACGCAAAGGTGATGTCCGCTGGTTGAATATGACAGCAATAGATAACGTTTTTGTTGCTGGTGATGTGCTTACAGGGCCAAGTAAGATTGGCAAAGCTGTCTACAGTGGTTTGCGTGCGGCCCGTTCATTGACAAACTGGCTTGATTTGAAAGCGCAGTCTCGTGAAGCAGAATATAATTTTGAAGCCGATAAAATTTCGCGGTAAGTGGCGGGAGCAAAAGTGAATAGTATGCAAGAACAGAAAACACTGTTTGTTGATTACTCCAAATGCATTGGCTGTGAAACTTGTGAAGCAGTATGCAGGTTTCTTTACGACACTCCGCGGATAGCAATGTCGCGCACTATTGAAGGTGAGATTGTTCCTTTATATTGTCAGCATTGTGAAAAGGCTGCATGCCAGCGCGTTTGTAAACGCGGGGCAATTTCTCGGGACGCTCAAGGAGCTGTATTGCATGATTCGATGAAATGTCGAGGATGTGAAACAAAGGATTGTCTGATTGCCTGCCCGTATGCTGCGTTTTTTGCAACCTGCAAAAGTGTGGCTGTGGCAAAGTGCGATTTATGTAAGAAACGTAGGGCAGAGGATATGCTTCCTGCTTGTGTAGAAATGTGTCCGTGCGATGCTATTAAATATGTCGATCGGGAAGAGATTGAATCGCTGAGAACTCCTGCATCTGAAGAGGCTTTTAAGCGTGTAATGTCACATATTCGTCCTAAAAAATTCGTTGATTAACGTGAGTTATTATAGGGCAGAGTAAGCTGTGCCCAAACGATGTAACTTACTAAAAGGTGGAGTGAATTGCTCCACCTTTTTTTATGCATGAGTATTAAGGTTTTCAAGCTTGGCTGTTCCGTACTTTTAATTTTGCTGCCTACTTGCTCTGTGTTCTTACATAAATTTTCCCCATAAACTTTTTTTTCTTCGTACCCCAACGCGTTGTGCAGCTTTATGTTTTTCAAATAGTTGTTTGTAGGCCCTTCTGAATTAAAAAAATTACAAGTTAACATAATGATGTAGGTCGGCTAGTTACCCAAATGTAATAATAGGATAATGAAAATATTTTACATCCCAAAAGAAAAGCGGAGTTGCGTACTTATAGTTAAAGGGAGTGCTGTTAGATGCCGTTTTTCAGCAGAAGGTGAAAAAAAAGCCCGTGTGAAATACTCACACGGGCTTTTTGAATATAATAGTATTTAGTCAAAATTAAGTTTGTCAGTAATGTTATATTGAATCCATCGAGGGTCGAACCATTCGATAGGTGTGACTGGAATACCTGATACAATGACACCAAAGTGGAGGTGGTCACCACCCGACATACCAGTAGAACCAGAACTTCCTATAATATCTCCCTGATTAACAACAGAACCTACGGTCGTTTTGATTTCTGTCATATGTGCGTACAGCGTCTGCAGACCAAGACCATGGTCTATTATAACGACGTTTCCGTAGATGCCGAGGTTGCCGCAAAATACAACAGTTCCTTTGTTTGCCGCTGGAATAGGGGAGCGCTTGCGGGAAGCAAGGTCAAGTCCAAGGTGGGTCTGTTCGTCGATGACTTTTCCATCGTACATGTAGCTTCTACGGTCGCCAAAACCTGCGCGAGTGGCTGAGTTAGGAAACCGAAGGAACTTACTTTTCCATAAAATAGACGATGATGTCTGCCGACCTATTTCTAGGAGTTTCGCACGGTTTGCTGCACGAATTTTCTGATTTACAATAAGAAAACGTTCCAGGTTTGTTTTTGCCTGAGGTGTATCTTTAGTAAAGGCAGGCATTTTACTATTTAAAAAGTGGTCGCTTAAATTAATTTTATCATGTCTGAATCTACGGGCAAGAGCATTAATGGAAAAAGGCTGGTTGTATATATTGCCCGCTATATCCATTGCAAACGCTGTAGGATTGAAATCCTTTTTGTCAATGTTCTGCGGGAAAGCAAAGAAGCTGATATAGCTACCGTCGGCTTGCTTGTACCCCGGAAAGAACATTTTCTTTACTTTTACGCCTGAAGTTTCAACAGGCTCTGAGACGGTGTATGCAATAACACCGGTGCCTCCCTGCCAGATGTTTGGCGGCAATGACTTGATGGTAATGCTTGGTGGAGTGTTGTCCATCCGCATGATAACAACTTTACGGGTAGTGTTCCCTTTACCAAATGCCGCGAGAGAGGTGTCTGTCGCAGTGATGATCATTTCGAATGAACCATCTGAAATGTTCGCACTTGCAAGAGGAATGCTAAGTGTGATCGATTTTTTTCCTGGTTCAAAAGCCGTTGAATACAACGGGATGGTTTTTGAGTTTTTGCGAACGGCAATAGAAAGATTTTTTAGCTCAGATGTTACATCGTGTAGTGAAAGAGTCGCTACGCTGCTTTTGTTAACTCGGGCGTTTTCTTTATCAATAGCAACGATCGGACCTTGCTGGTCTTTGAATAAAAGCCAGCCTGCAATCGCACCGCCGCAAATAAGAGATAGAAATATAATAAAGAAGAAAGTTTTTTTAAGGCTCGCCATGGGCAGTCCCTTGTACAACGTTAGTGTGATGGAATAGGGTAATATTTTGATATTACCTAAGACAGATGGTTGTTTGGTGCAATTACAGCTTTATAAGTATGAAAGCGTGCGCCGACATTACGATTATAGGTAACCATAGCGTAAAAAATCGATTATTTCATAATGGTTGTGATTATGCCGGTGGGTGCTGAGTGATAAAAGCACTCAGTGTTCCATAAAGTGAAAAGCACAGCAGCCGATGAGACTCTACCTAGATACATCGAATCTAACAAGTCTAAGTATCAGCTGCTATGCATATTGTAAGGTTTGACTTATGTATCTAATGCATCCATTAAATCAATTGTCAGACGCAAAAAGTCCGCTTCGGTGAGAATTCCTACAAGAATGTCTTTTTCTACAACGGGTAAGCAACCGTATTTGTGGTTGAGAAGAAGTTCAGCTGCATCCC
This sequence is a window from Halodesulfovibrio aestuarii DSM 17919 = ATCC 29578. Protein-coding genes within it:
- a CDS encoding 4Fe-4S dicluster domain-containing protein, with protein sequence MQEQKTLFVDYSKCIGCETCEAVCRFLYDTPRIAMSRTIEGEIVPLYCQHCEKAACQRVCKRGAISRDAQGAVLHDSMKCRGCETKDCLIACPYAAFFATCKSVAVAKCDLCKKRRAEDMLPACVEMCPCDAIKYVDREEIESLRTPASEEAFKRVMSHIRPKKFVD
- a CDS encoding M23 family metallopeptidase; protein product: MASLKKTFFFIIFLSLICGGAIAGWLLFKDQQGPIVAIDKENARVNKSSVATLSLHDVTSELKNLSIAVRKNSKTIPLYSTAFEPGKKSITLSIPLASANISDGSFEMIITATDTSLAAFGKGNTTRKVVIMRMDNTPPSITIKSLPPNIWQGGTGVIAYTVSEPVETSGVKVKKMFFPGYKQADGSYISFFAFPQNIDKKDFNPTAFAMDIAGNIYNQPFSINALARRFRHDKINLSDHFLNSKMPAFTKDTPQAKTNLERFLIVNQKIRAANRAKLLEIGRQTSSSILWKSKFLRFPNSATRAGFGDRRSYMYDGKVIDEQTHLGLDLASRKRSPIPAANKGTVVFCGNLGIYGNVVIIDHGLGLQTLYAHMTEIKTTVGSVVNQGDIIGSSGSTGMSGGDHLHFGVIVSGIPVTPIEWFDPRWIQYNITDKLNFD
- a CDS encoding ACT domain-containing protein, with translation MKVEQISVFLENKAGRLAEVTNTLAANGINIRALSLADTTDFGILRLIVDNSEKAKSVLKDKGFTVGKTNVVAVEVEDKPGGLNHILDTLGNNGINVEYMYAFVMPGSTNATLIFRFDKTDQAVDVLSENNIPIIPGTKLHAQ
- a CDS encoding FAD-dependent oxidoreductase, giving the protein MNFGFLQTQNTHAVNRSVGIIGAGPSGLAAAGLLASRGYEVHVYDKLPKPGGLMVFGIPSHRIPVDRINRGVRDLERRLGVTFRTNTKICCSAPMHEEEGDHFAADVLGLSDLTDNHDAVVVCSGSWKSRKLTIEGSTLDGVYSSLQFLFPIRAIKYAHSNVSMPDVNGKKIIVIGAGHSAVDVVDSARKLGAAEITLVYRRTVAEAPCGKFEIDRIQEMGVTWLEKRSPEAIRGNEHVETLIVRNSATDELEELDADIIVSAIGEIPTPPFQKELGLENVRKGDVRWLNMTAIDNVFVAGDVLTGPSKIGKAVYSGLRAARSLTNWLDLKAQSREAEYNFEADKISR